In Pan troglodytes isolate AG18354 chromosome 5, NHGRI_mPanTro3-v2.0_pri, whole genome shotgun sequence, the sequence CAAGGCTAGAGGAGCAAAGGTGCAGGAAGCCATCTTGAGGGAGTCCCATATTATTGAGAGACCGGCCAGCTGCTGGGAGAGGCCAGTTGTTCATCCTCACTGTATGTGATGAGAATCTGGCGACAGTCCATTGCTGGGCACAGCATTTAGACAAAATGGCTCTCTGCTATGTCAGGCAAGTGAGGCATATTTTTGCACAATCCTAGTAATTCCGAACTCATTGGGAAACAATGGCAATTACATCCAAGCAAGGAAAGGTCTGTGGTTGATTTTATctatacaaatttaaaacataatgttTACAACCTTTCATTATaagacacaatttttaaaaagatgccaaACTATACAAATAAGTTCAGAAAAGTGAGGTACTATTGAACCGTCTGGAAAACTTAAATGTATGTGAAATAATGCAATGCATAGTTTTGCAGGGGACTTTGTTCAAAGTTTCTCGAAATATCATGGTCCAAAGTAGACTAACATTAGCATTGGTTATTTATGATGATCGGTAAGAATACTAAatcaaaaatcaaaggaaaattaaACTATGTTTATTTAAAGAGAAACGTAGTTTACCTCAGACCGAGAGTTAAAACAAGTTTGTGGATTCAGGAAGGTTGAATTCAGAACCTAATTGGGCAGCCTCCAACATTTCCATTAAGGTTTggattcttaaaatttttcagtCTTCGGAATGCTCTGGTAGTCTGATGAAACTTACAGATTCTTTTCATAAATAAGATACTTAAAGTAATTCATAGGGTTACAATTGTATTAGacgaataatattaaaataattatcaaaccACTTGACCGtaatatgtgtgtttttgttgatATACCTAATAGTACTTCGGAAATAAGCAAGCACGATTTCCAGATTCTTGCAACAACTATAACCTACAAATTTGTTATTTCTATCAGTCACACACAATGGAAGAAAATTCTAAATTTCAGCTACAGGATAATGAATagatgaaaaaaaacaaacaaacaaaaaaactcccctAATCCATATTCTGGGACATCTTGATTCCTATTTATTGATCCCTTGAAGTCAGTGGATAGCATATTAAGAAACAATAGTTACAATGACACCACAGAAAGACTAGAATGTAGtacttgtgttaaaaaaaaaaaaaaaaagtatcagcaAGTTATGTTTGGATGCCAAATTGCTCTCCACTTCCCTTCCCTGACACTGGCATTTCCAGAACTTAGATGCTCTTACATGTAAAAGCCTCCTCTAGTGCACCATCGAGCTTTTCAGGATTGGACATCAGACTTTTTAGTTCCTGGACCTCTAGATATACGGCAGTCTCTGACAAGAAGCCctttttctgttttaacttttttttttttttaaagttttgagacAACGTCTgactcgctgtcacccaggctggagtgaggtagcaccatcatagctcactgtatccttaAACGCCTGGGTGCAGGGACTAAGGGAGCATGCCaaccatgcttgactaatttacttttttgtaaaACCAGTAgtctccaacctttttgacaccagaGACCGGTTTTGTGTAAGACAATTATACCACGGACCAGGGGGTGCAGGGGCTGGGAGCAATGATTTCCGCACTAAAACTGCTCcaacctcagatcatcaggcattagattgtCACAAGGAGCCTgaaacctagatcccttgcatgtgccgTTCACAATACAGTTTGagcttatgagaatctaatgctgcagcTAACCTGACGGGCGGTGGAGCTCAGTTGGTTAATGTTCGCTCACCCCTCAGCTGTGCGGCTCAATTCGTAACGTGCCATGGACAGGGACCGGTTACCGGTCGGTGGCCGGGGGAATGAGGACCCCTGGTATAGATGgtagtctggctatgttgcccaggatggtcttgaagcCTGGCCTGAATTAATCCTCCAATCTCAAGACTTTTCAACTCAGCTGCATCACAACTTAAACCTATAGATAACTGTCACAGAAACTTGTTTCCAGTGTTACGCCATCTTAAAATAATGTGGGTGGCTCTTAAAAGAGCCTTTGGGTTCTTTCCAAATTGGCCTCCCGGAAAGCTCTTTACTTCTTAGATGTGGCCTTTCTAACATTAACTTCATGATGTTGGGTCAATTTTGACTTCGAAGCCCTTGCCTTCACTGGGCTCTTCTGCTGTTGCTTACTACCCTTGGCTCCTTTAGCCTTTCTCCCGCTCCTAACAGCTTTTTTAGGAGCTGTCGCTCTCGGCTTCTTGGCTCTCTTATTGGTTTTAGCAGTCTTTGGTGACTTGGAGTCCCTGGATAAAACCAGCTTCTTGGTCTTGGCAGAAACTGACTTTTTAGCCTTGCTTCTGGTAGATTTAGGAATCACCTTCTTACTAAGCTTAAAGGAACCGGAAGCACCAGTACCCCTGGTTTGCACCAGAATTCCCTTGTTCACTAAGCTCTTGAGGGACAGTTTGATGCGGCTGTTATTCTTCTCTACGTCGTAGCCAGCAGCGGCCAATGCCTTCTTGAGCGCAACCAAAGACATACCTACTCGTTCCTGTGACACTGAAAGGGCCTCGGTGATcaatttggacacagagaggtTCGGCGCTTTTCGACTTGCACTTGTCAAGCCAGCCGGCTTCCTCCCTCGCTTCTTGGTTGGAAGTTTCTCCATAGCGGCTGGAACAGCACTGGCAGAAGCCGCAGGCACGGTTTCAGACATAACAACAGAGAAACGCAAGATGTAATAACCAGCGAAAAGCATAAAACACCCCGGCGGCCTCGGGGCCTTATATAGCGTAGGGCGCGCTGTGATTGGTGCATCACCTAGGCACCGCCCCCGCCCCTTGGAGGAGgagtatttgtgtttgttttaccCGGAAAAGGTGACTATAACAAAACCCCTCTTTACAGAATCTCCCAGAGTCTAGTGCTGAATAATCTGCGGAAATTCATATTTGACatgacttttctctttttaatgaaaaatgacCCTGGATGCCAAAACTATTCGAGAAAGCCCTCGATTTTCAATCAAATTCACGGAGAGGAACAAAACTTCCCCTTGTCCTTGTAAATTAATAAGTAATCTTTGGCAGAAGACTTATTTCATCTCTTCAGAGTGGTCTTCCAAATGGATAGCTTCAAATCGGTAGAGGAAAGAAATTATTCACgccatgatttttatttaaaattatttatatatgtgaggGAAGTAACACAGATCTCTTAGCTGTCTAATTGCGGAGTCAGAAGATGCTTATAGAATTGTCAAAAGACTGCAGAGGATGTCTTTATTTAGGCATGTGCAATCTAATAAACCATAATCCACAGGAACATGGGTTGTCTGTAATTAAAGGTGCTCCCAAGTCCCTGTAGCTTTATAGAGGACTCTCAAGGATGGGGTAATATCAAGATCTCACACATTATGTAAGATTGGCCATAATCAGGCCACTCTCATGACCGGTGTCCTCAACTGAGTTTTGCTTCTGGTTTCATTAATTGAAGTCCCCTCTATCCCCCTGCCTGCCCCTACATCCCCAGATAAACAGACACAGTCCCTCCCCTAAATTAACTATAAAACCTGAAGTAGGAACCCTAGACTCAAGAACCTACTAGAAACTACAGACCCCATGTCTAACAAGACTGGGCgggttggctgggcgcagtggttcatgcctgtaatcccagcacttcggaaggctggaggccaggagttcaagactaggttGGCCTGGtccctactgaaaaaaaaaaaaaaaattagctgggtgtggtggcacatgcctgcagtcccagcttctGGGTAGACTGAAGAGGATCACTtagagcccaggagcttgaggtcgcagctactgcactccagcctgggcagacccTCATCTCTGAATTGCTTAATTAATTAACTGAGCTGGCAGATTTGGCTGCATAGCTGTGGGGAAAGGGTTGTTGGAATAATGTCCAGTGTGCTCCCCTGAGCTTCTACTGGAACAGGTCTTTGTGAGAGGCCTGGAGATAAGAGCTTGCTCACAAAGGCTGAGGCCTCTCTGGGATGCTGAATGAGTTTAGTGTGGCCAGAGCATAGGGTCTCAGCAAAGGAAAACTCCATAAGGGCCATTTGTGAAGATCCCCAAATACTTGTGTGAAACATTTGGTAGATATTagaagttttgttttggtttggtttgagacagagttttgctcttgttgcccaggctggagtgcaatggtgtgatcttggctcagtgcaacctccacctcccaggttcaggcaattctcctgcctcagcctcccaattagctgggattataggcgcccaccaccatgcctggctaattttttgtatttttagtagagatggggtctcatcatgttggccaggctagtctcgaactccccacctcaagtgatctgcccgcctctgcctccaaagtgctgggaatacatgcgtgagccgccgcgcccggcagACATTGGAAGTTTTTAAGCAGAGAATTTGTTGTATTGTTGTAGTTGTCTTGGGTTTAGATTTATTGCATAAACAATCATTTTTGAGAAGGGCCCACAGTCAGAAGTTGGGAGTCTGTTGCAATAGTCTCAGAAAAATGGCAAAGACCTTGCCTAAGGGGACAGTGTGGTAAAGGAGAGTctacatttgaaatatttctgaaacaaaagccaaaagataAGACTTCAAACTTCTGATTGCAAAGTGAGATAGAaaagtttctttctctctgtctctctgttatacccatacacacacacatatgcacaaacacctgaaagaaaaaaaaattcagggaacaggccaggtaaggtggctcatgcctataatcccataaatttgggaggctgaggctagtggatcactagagcccaggagttcaaggccagcctaagcacatagcaagaccctgtctctacaattaaaaaattacctgggtgtggtggcacgtacctgtggtcccagttactcaaaaggctgaggtgggagaatcacttgggcccaggatgtcaaggctgcagtgagcatgattgtgccactgcacttcagcctgggcaagagcgagaccctgtctcaaaaaaaaaaaaaaatttttttttttttccagaaaacaaTACTATCTTAAGCACCAGCACTTTAGTATATTCTACTGTGGActagttcatttttaaaagaacactagGTTGGAAATCATGAGATTGATTTCACAACTCACTAAAGCACCGTGTCACTCAGTTTGGAAAATATTTCTCCTTAGAGAGATTACAGGTGCATCTTTCTGAGCACCtgtatgtttttacatttgtttggcTTCTCTGACCTTTGATAATTTCTGAGTGTTGTACTATTAAATATTAGTGGCTAGGGGTCAAATTGTGGATCAGGTTGATCCTTATATTTACAAGTTGACAGATATGTTACTCCATTGCTTTAAAACTAACACAGAATTAGAGAATTTAGAAAATTCTTACATTCCATAATTTATGacccagaaaaaaaagattcatatTTTGCATTAGATAGCTAAAATGGtaccataaaaacaaatgatatccacatatatatagtatatagtgctTCTTCTGTGCCAGTCACTATCCTTTTTCTCCCCCTTCCCCAAAAATGTAGGAATtaactttatagatgaagaaactgaggcacaggaatgtCACATGACTTGCCCAAAGGAAATTCAGTCTtcctttttcaattcttttttctttttactttgctgcagggtctcgctgtgttgcccaggatggtcttgaactcccggactcaagcgatcctccttcttcagcctctcaaagtgctgggattacaggcatgagccactgtgcccagtcaggaAATTCAGTCTTCTAAACATTcattattgaaataatatttccataaacattttCTTAGATAAACTTTGGCATCTCTAACTTCTAagtagcaaagtcatggaaacagtcacagagaaaataactttttttaaaaaataataaattcttatCTCCGGTGATAAGAAAAGTATACAgcccattttttaaagtattaattttacattctaatttggtttttttaatgtttaccaTATAGTTCTCTTTCTACATATGTGTGTGAGTGAATAAAATAAAGGCATCTACAGATTTTTACATGTTCAGTGAGATTAGCAGGGTTTCACTTGACAGCACTCTTACCATACTCACTTCTTGGCTTTTCCTGAaatctaacatttttaaaatgagtactCCCTTTTCATATGATTCTTCCTTTTTCAAGCactatttttgaactttatatttgACTGGCAATAATTTTTACAGACATTATTTTACGATTAACTTTAACTCTGTTCaaatgatttcttcattttcaagtattttatttGAACTGCTATTTTTGGTTCAACTACTGAGTATTTAATTTGTCTGTTTTGTAGAAAGGgtatgtagataattccatgttttgtAAAAGTTGTCTCTAAAAATCTAACAAGTGTAAGTACGATGCTATTACAGGGCTgagagacacagaaaaaacacacacacacacaaaatttttttttaagtattactTGGTCTCTAAACTAAAGAACTTACCATCTATTTTGGGAGATGAAATCCAAACATAAGCAATGACAACAATTATTATGTGCTTAAATCAATGTCCAAGACAATAATTGACCCCAAGGCAGGGAAATCACTGAGAGAGTATAGCAGAGAGGGTGTCCTCTCTGTTCAGATGAGCCTGAATAATTTGTTCAGTAGGTTTCTGCTACTCATTTATAAACTGCACATCTTCTGTAGTCCTGGAAAATGTCTAAGAGGAGACAGGAACTAAGATCAGGGCCACCATTTAATTAGGAAGTTCTGGAAGTACCTGACCTGGAAGAAAGATTAGCATAGCTGAAAATCACCCATAGGAGAAACATCTAGGTAATCTTATTTCTGTTCCACCTGACATTTCAACCTCTCTTTTCAGCTATAAGTATATAAGTACTTATATGTAAGTAAAGAAATGTACCCACATCatgttgttttttattctatGCTTAACATGTATAATGCTAACAACACAGACTTGATGTCCAAAACATTTCTATGAACAGCTCATTACTGGatgactgaaataatttttccaagCCACGTGGAGGTTAATGAGTCAGTTTTTGAAAGCAAGGAGAGAAAAACATTAGAATTTAAGGTGACGTTTCTGTTGCGTTGTAATCCAGAATACAGAATAGtcagagaaaagcagaaagtctttcttcttaaattttctgAAACCCAAGGTGTGCATTAAGATGGTACATGCCTACTTCCCTTTGCCTTTACCCTTTTTTCCTGCATGGAACATAGATATGACCCCTAGACATGCTGCAGATGACCATGAGGTTGAAAGATACATGGAAGATGGTTAACACAGGATGATAGAGGAGACCTGCATACTTGGGCAGCCTAGACAGCTCCTGCCAGCCCCCAACAAAACAGCCTAGCCTTCTTgccaatcaagaaaaaaaatcccttctggTAACCCACTGTAAGTGAATTTCTGTAAAATGTGGCCCAATGTATCCATAATTGATATACAAATATTAGTTTAGTGGGTGGCACCTCTCCATGAGCATGTCGACTTCATGAGACTGAGATTTTTGACTGTCATGTGCAGTTGTCCCATTACAGTGCCTGGTGCATGGGAACAGCTCAACTGTGCATACCCATTGAAGAAACAGATGCATGGTCAATCGAATTTCCAGATATATCATATGTTTCCATGAAAAAAGTAAACATACAGCATATCTCCttccagtttatttttctctctaggACCAATTTACAGTCTATCAGCAGTGCATGAGCACCTGTTTCACCACATATACAAACCCCTCCAAGATTATAAGGATATCATTAAGCTTTGTATCACTGTCAGTTAAGTGGTAAACATAGTTTTCTACAtactttgcatttttgtttttcatgagaTTCAATGTTTTACATGGGTAAGTTGTTAGAACATATTTATTCAAGATGAGGCATTTGTCTCCTGGTAAGACATCTTGGTCTAATGCTGACTCTGGGGTGTGGACATTTGGCTGTTGACTGTGAGGTGGCTATCTACATGTGGAGTGGAGGAGTCCTGGCCTTGGATTGAGGAGAACAAGGTCAACTTCTCACCTCACTTGTTTCTGGcttttgtgaccttggacaagtttaacttttctctctcctagtcttagttttcttgtctgtaagtGACAGCAATGATGCTGTCTTTGTtggcttgggctgccataacaaaataccatagattgtgtggtttaaacaacaaaattttatcacagttctggaggctggaagtctcagAGCAGGGTATAGCATGGCtggattctggtgagggctctcttgcTGGCTTGTAGAGTGCTACCTTCTCACTGTGAGAGCTCACATAGCCTTTCCTCAGTATATGTGCAgagctccctctcttcctctttttttttttcttttaaataaattatttaatttggaaGACCAAGTGCAgaatcttcctcttcttataaggccaccaaTCCTATCCAGTTAGGAAcccatcctaatgacctcatttaaccttaattacctcttgtAAGTCCTGTCTAGGAATAGAGTCATATTGGGGTTTatggcttcaatatatgaatttggggggatggggagacaattcagtccatagtaaACACTTTCTCAAAGAGTAGTTATAATGTTTATAAGAGACAATGTAGGTAAAAGTAGTTTCAGTTGCATGCAGCTAAATGCAGTTTAGTATCCCTTCAGAGTCCTCCGCAGAAAAGGCAcctgataaatatttatgtggCCTTAACCTAAGGTATTATTCTTTATATAGTGCCTTCCCGTGTAATGATTGATATCATGTTTATCATTTTGCAGTGCAGTTTATTTCTTATAGGGTCATGGCTAACAAGAAACATGGGAAGAATGACCCTCACTAATAGAgtcattaaaataatgtaatttcaatttttttttcttttgagggaCTATTAGGttaacaatgatttttaaaatttattgtaaatATGAGTGCTATAAAACAGGAATTTCCATATTATGTTGGGATTATAAATTGGTATGATCCTGAATAGCAATTTGGCAATGTATATGTTAAGAAccttagaaaatgtttttcactTTTGATTTAGTATTTCCACTTCATGAAGTCTATCCTTAGGAAATAATATTTGAACAAAGATTTATGTACAAAGATGTGTGAGCTATATAATCTATAATGTAATGCATAAAAATGGGAATCAATTGAAGTAGTCAATAACAAATACATAATTATCAATACATCCATAAATTATACATCCATAAAAAAGTTTCTAAGTAtatttatctaaatatatatcatgacacctaaatttattttatatatgatacatgatgtgagatatatgtatatatgaatgagtatatatgatatacatataaaaagaatAGGAGATACTAggagttattttaattttgtctttatgTTTCCCGTGTCATAAACTTCtatgaagaatattttaatagttttatgcATAGAAAAAAAGAGCTAATTTTTCTCAGCCAGGTGTTCATTTGTCCTTCTTTGATTGTTCAAAATACCTCCATTTATCTTCTTCTAGGATCACTCATTTTCATTGGTTTATTTGCAAG encodes:
- the H1-6 gene encoding histone H1t, translating into MLFAGYYILRFSVVMSETVPAASASAVPAAMEKLPTKKRGRKPAGLTSASRKAPNLSVSKLITEALSVSQERVGMSLVALKKALAAAGYDVEKNNSRIKLSLKSLVNKGILVQTRGTGASGSFKLSKKVIPKSTRSKAKKSVSAKTKKLVLSRDSKSPKTAKTNKRAKKPRATAPKKAVRSGRKAKGAKGSKQQQKSPVKARASKSKLTQHHEVNVRKATSKK